In Flammeovirgaceae bacterium, the sequence TCAGCGATGGCGAGGCCAAAGCTATTGAGCAGGAGAAGGTTACGCTGTACACCGATGCCAAAAGCAATAACAACTTTAAAGCAGCACTACCTCCGCTGAACTGGTTACTGAAGAATAACCCCAAACTGAATACCAGTATTTATATTAATGGTGCTGAAATATTTGATAAAGTGGCCAGTGCCGAGACCGACCCGGCAAAAAAGAGGGTTTACATTGATTCGCTGTTACTCATTCATGACCTGCGCATCGCCAACTGTGGCGAAGAGGCACCGGTAACCAACCGAAAGGCACTCATGGCAGCAAAATATTATGCCAATGAAAATGGTAAAGAGGCCTATGTACTGTCGCTCATGGATAAAGCCATCGAACTGAACGGTAACAATACGCTTGACGGGACCCTGATTCCGTATATGCAGTCCACCAAGATTAACAAACTGAAACTGAAGACACTTACAGACGAACAAGTGCTTGAACGCTATGACAAGGTAATGTCCATTATTGATGCCAAAATCAAAAAAGCACGCAGCGAAGGTAAGCCCGTTGATAAACTAGAGACCATGAAGGGCGATGTTGACAAAGTATTGTTTAGTATGGTAACTGTTAACTGCGACTTTGTGCGTAAAAACCTCGGACCAAAATTCAAGGCAAATCCGGCCGATATAGGCAATGCCAAAAAAATATTTGCCTTCATGCTGCAGGATAAATGTACTGATGACCCGCTGTGGCTTGAAGCGGCTGAGGCCATTCACAAAGTGGAAAAGGACTTTGGCTTGGCCAAGAACCTGGCCATCCGTTACCTTGCTGCTGAGAACTATGCTAAAGCCGAACAACTCTTCAAAGAAGCACTGGAACTGGCCCCGACAAATTCCGACAAGGCCGATATGATGATCTATTTAGGGGCTATTGAAGCCAAAAACGGCAATAAACCGGGTGCCCGTGAGTTATACCGGCAGGCATTAGCAGCCGATGGAGCAAAGAAAGAAGCTTATGAAAAAATCGGTGACCTGTACTATCAAAGTTTTTCCGATTGCGCCAAGAAAGAAAACATGGCGGCTGACAGGCTGGTATATATAGCTGCGTTTGAAATGTATCAGCGGGCGGGCGATGCCAAGAAAATGGCCATGGCCAAAGACCAGTTCCCTTCCAAGGAAGATATCTTCCTGGTGAACTGGTCAGCTGGTGAAACCCAGCGTGTAGGATGCTGGATTAATGAAAGCGTTACCGTAAAAACACGCGATTAATCTGAGCAAGAAGCATCAGAGAGGTCATAGTTAAAATACTATGACCTCTTGTTTTTTATATGAAACACCTAAGCACAATACTCATGCTGCTTACCCTGGCGTGTAGCACCAACGAAAACACCCAGCCCCTGCTTTACGAAGGGCCCCTGCGTGAGGCTGAGCATGTAGAGATGTTTTACAGCGAAGCCCAGGTTGTAAAGGTAAAAATGCTGGCCGACCTGGTGTATGAATTTCAAAATGGCGACCGGGAATTTCCAAAAGGCATTTACCTTGAATTTTTTGACGAAACAGGCAACCTTTCTTCCACCCTGCGTGCCAACCACGCCTACTACTTTAAAAACGAAGATCAATGGCGTGCCCGCGGAAAAGTAGAGGTTATTAACCTGGCCAAAAACGAACAATTAAATACAGAAGAACTTTTCTGGCGACCAACCAAAGAAGAAATCCATACCGAAAGTTTTGTTACCATCCGCATGCAGAACGAGGTTATTTATGGCGAAGGCCTTGAGGCCAAGCAGGATATGTCCTCCTACACTATAAAAAAACCCCAGGGTGAGTTTACCATCGAAGAAAACGAAACACCCCGCTGACCCTGCAAAATCCCTATCTTTGCCGTTCGATGAAACTACCGGACGTTATCCTCCTTTCGCTGGCGGCTGCACTACTGATTATCGGTATCCACCAGGTGATGACGGCCGGCATTGGTAATGCCTACTGGATACTGATGATCGCATCGGCCTTGTTCCTGGTTTACACGTATCGAAAAAGAAAGTGATGGATCCGGGATTACTTCCGTATATCGCCCTGTCGCTGATCTTTTCCTTTTTCTTCTCAGGGATTGAAATCGCCTACCTGTCGGCCAACAAACTACAACTGGAGCTTCAGGGCAAACAGGGCTCGCTGGCCGGCCGGATTTTTACAAAGTTCATCCGCAAACCTTCCATGTTTATTGGTACAACGCTTGTAGGCAATACCATCGCGCTTGTATTTTATGGAATCTTCATGGCCCAGCTGCTCGAACCGCTGTTACAGGTTTGGCTACCGCAAGCCCTGCTGAACGAGGCTTTTGTAATGATTGTGCAGGTGTTCCTGTCTACCGTCATCGTTTTGGTAACAGCCGAATTTCTGCCAAAAAGCATCTTTCTGAGCAATCCCAATTTCTGGCTAACAGCCCTGGCGGTTCCTTTCAACATTGTCTATTACGTGCTTTACCCATTCGTTACCACAGTAGTGGCCTTGTCACGGTTCGTAATCATTCATCTCTTTCGTGTGCCGTATTCCGATGAACGCCCGGTGTACGGATTAACCGACCTGAATAATTACCTGAAGAGCATGATGAAGGTAAAGCACGAGGATGAAGATGTTACACTCGATAAAAAGATATTCCATAATGCGCTTGAGTTCAAATCGGTAAAAGTGCGGGACTGCATGATTCCACGAACCGAAATTGTTGCTGTTGACTTGCAGGATGGTATTACGAGCCTGAGAAAAGCATTTGTTGAAAGTGGCCACTCAAAAATTCTGGTTTACAAAGATTCGATTGACGAGGTTATTGGTTACTGCCACTCGTCAGGGCTGTTTAAAAAGCCGAACACCATCGAAGAAATGCTTACCCCCATCATCACCGTTTCGGAAACCACACTGGCCAACGAACTGATGCTTCGGTTTATCCACGAGCGGAAAAGCCTGGCTGTAGTGGTTGATGAATTTGGAGGAACATCCGGCATTGTAAGCATGGAAGACGTTATTGAAGAAATATTCGGTGAAATTGAAGACGAACACGACCAGGATGACCTGGTGGAGCAGAAGCTTGACGAGACAACCTGGCTGCTGAGTGCCCGGTTGGAAATTGATTACCTGAATGAAACCTATGGATGGAGGCTTCCGGCCGGTGAATATGAAACCCTGGGCGGCCTTATTCTTGCCTATGCCGAAGACATTCCCCAGGCAGGCGAAACCATCCAGGTACCTCCTTTTACCTTCACCATTCAGTCAACCCTTGATAACCGGATTGATACCATCAAACTGACACTTTCAGGCCCTGCTGGGGATTAAATCAATCGACTCAGAATCAGGTTATTAACCACTTGAGGATTCCGGAAAACGAATTTCCCTGGCCGTTTTGCCATTGGAAAAACTGGGTTAAATTTGCGGTCTTTAAAATTTACGATATGGCATTTATTGGCAAGTTGCGGGATAAGATGGGCACCTGGGTAGTGGTTTTTGTGTTCGTGGCTATTTCTGCATTTATACTGGGCGATTTATTGGGCAACAACTCGGTTTTGTTTGATCGCAACGATGTTGGCGAGATTGCGGGCCACACGGTTTCGCTGGAGGAATTTCAGCAGGCCGTTCGCGAACGCGAAGCCAGTTATATCCTCAACTTCAACCGCCAGCCGGGCGACCGCGAAATGATCACCCTTCGTCAGCAGGCGTGGGAAATGCTTATCCTGCGTTACGCCATTCAGAAAGAATATGCCAAAGTAGGGGTTGTGGTTTCTGATGATGAAGTGGTGGACATGATTACCGGAAAAAACGTGGATGAAAGCATTAAGCAATCGTTCATCAACCAGCAAACCGGTCAGTTCGACCGGGCCCAATTGGGCGCTTATATCAGCCAACTAAAAGCCATGCCCGAAGGCTCAGAGGCACGCGTTCGCTGGGAAATATTTGAACGTGAGTTGCGGCCGGCCCGTGAACGCCTGAAATATGAAAATCTCCTTATTAAAAGTGCATACGTAACTGCAGCCCAGGCCGAGTTTGATTACCACATGCAAAACGATGTGGCTGAAGTAAAGTACCTGTTTGTACCGTACTACTCGGTAAGCGATACAACTATTACCATTACCGATGACGACCTGAAAGCTTATTACAACAAGAACAAGGAAAAATATAAAGCCGAACACACACGCGATT encodes:
- a CDS encoding tetratricopeptide repeat protein, with amino-acid sequence MKNTVVKLLITGLFGSFTLTNAFAQCKEWAFSDGEAKAIEQEKVTLYTDAKSNNNFKAALPPLNWLLKNNPKLNTSIYINGAEIFDKVASAETDPAKKRVYIDSLLLIHDLRIANCGEEAPVTNRKALMAAKYYANENGKEAYVLSLMDKAIELNGNNTLDGTLIPYMQSTKINKLKLKTLTDEQVLERYDKVMSIIDAKIKKARSEGKPVDKLETMKGDVDKVLFSMVTVNCDFVRKNLGPKFKANPADIGNAKKIFAFMLQDKCTDDPLWLEAAEAIHKVEKDFGLAKNLAIRYLAAENYAKAEQLFKEALELAPTNSDKADMMIYLGAIEAKNGNKPGARELYRQALAADGAKKEAYEKIGDLYYQSFSDCAKKENMAADRLVYIAAFEMYQRAGDAKKMAMAKDQFPSKEDIFLVNWSAGETQRVGCWINESVTVKTRD
- the lptC gene encoding LPS export ABC transporter periplasmic protein LptC is translated as MREAEHVEMFYSEAQVVKVKMLADLVYEFQNGDREFPKGIYLEFFDETGNLSSTLRANHAYYFKNEDQWRARGKVEVINLAKNEQLNTEELFWRPTKEEIHTESFVTIRMQNEVIYGEGLEAKQDMSSYTIKKPQGEFTIEENETPR
- a CDS encoding HlyC/CorC family transporter, giving the protein MDPGLLPYIALSLIFSFFFSGIEIAYLSANKLQLELQGKQGSLAGRIFTKFIRKPSMFIGTTLVGNTIALVFYGIFMAQLLEPLLQVWLPQALLNEAFVMIVQVFLSTVIVLVTAEFLPKSIFLSNPNFWLTALAVPFNIVYYVLYPFVTTVVALSRFVIIHLFRVPYSDERPVYGLTDLNNYLKSMMKVKHEDEDVTLDKKIFHNALEFKSVKVRDCMIPRTEIVAVDLQDGITSLRKAFVESGHSKILVYKDSIDEVIGYCHSSGLFKKPNTIEEMLTPIITVSETTLANELMLRFIHERKSLAVVVDEFGGTSGIVSMEDVIEEIFGEIEDEHDQDDLVEQKLDETTWLLSARLEIDYLNETYGWRLPAGEYETLGGLILAYAEDIPQAGETIQVPPFTFTIQSTLDNRIDTIKLTLSGPAGD